The Mobula birostris isolate sMobBir1 chromosome 1, sMobBir1.hap1, whole genome shotgun sequence sequence AGAATCTAGTTTTATTAACAACTGGAATATCTGGAGTCTTAAACAGCTTCCAAcataatatatttttttaaagttcTAATGCAGAAAAGTAGATGAAATGAATTTCAAGATTTGGTACCAAACATTTACAACCAGTATATTTTCTATTAATGTTCCATTTTATTCATTTTACAACATTTTTTAAGCTTATAGAAAATTGCAAGTAATGTACAAGATACACAGAAACAGTAGCTTGATAATTGTGCTCCCTTGTAAATGGAGATTCAGAACAAGCAGCAAGTTTAGTGGGAATAAAATATATTCTAAAGCAAAGCTATATGCAGTGTTACAGGTTATGCAGAATTAAGTAGGCAACAGATGAACATTTTAGGCACTATATGAATAAGTGCAGTGagaataaaagaaaaacaaagatGCAATAAATTTACAAGTAATGAAATTTAAAGGAGAATACTTAAGACAATAtcaatgcaaaaataaaaatcctAGTCCCAATAACATAAATGTATAAGTATGTAAATGTGTACTCCAAGCTTGCAAAGGCAGTATTAAAAGCACTTTAAACATTTATATAACAAAATTAATATCTCTACAGCATTCTTACATTCTGTCTTGGGATTATCCACaagtaaaaaaaatcaaactatAGAATGGGAGGAGAAATATAGTCTAATCAGGAGTATCCATGAAGAATAAAGTATTCATTTTCAGAACTCCACTTTCCTTCTTTCTGCTGAGCATAGCCTGATGAATATTTACAGTTTTAGCCTTAAGATTCAACTGTTTCAGAATTTTGGTAATTTTTATTAATGCAACAAGTATAATTCTATGAAAATAAAATTCCATTTATATAAAGACTTAAGAAAATAAATAGTTATTCATACCAGGACTTGGATTGAGTCTTATTTTCATCAAGTTCTTTTCCCTTTCAAGGGAAACACTGCAGATCAGATATTAAATCACAAATAAACGTAAAAGAGTCTCGACACATAATTTTAACCATTAAATCAATGAGAGGATTTACTTTGCTTTTACGTTTGAGATAGGGaaagataaacaataaaaataaaactaatctttttaAAGTCAAGTTGGAACAGGGCTTTTGACTGGAAATAAAAACAGATTCAAGTTTTAAATTCAGTGCTAGAGCTCAAGTATTAATATTAAAAACTGGCAATTTATTATGTGTTTGGATTTAAACGTGGCCTATTCTTGATATATATGGGATGAGAACCCAatttccttccctcccacagcacttTATATACCTAGGTATACATTGAGTTAGAATCGTTGTGTGGAAAGCtttgtttaaaatatttatttcttgTCTGCAAACAAGAATTCAATTATGATTGAGATATCAATTGGACCAAAGAATTGTTTGCCATGGCACAATGAATTTTATTTTTGATGTACAGTTGAGTTATATGCTTCAACACAAAATTGGTAAATCCTATTAAAACATCCACCCCACTAAAATGATCACTATACAATAGTTCATATAACTCCATATATACCACCAAACCTTTAAGAGCAGTAAACCCCTCCCCCAAAGATCTGAGACTCATTAAACCAAAGTAAGCATTGCTATACACTGACAGTGGCAATTCAAGTAATGCGATTAATTTTCAACCAGTTTTCATTTTGCATAACCTGTAATTCTGCAGTGCTGCTATTTTTTTGTACTTGCTCTAACATTGTTTAGCAACACTTGCTCATCATAATTCTCAGGTCTTAAGTGGTCGATCTTGtttatatttattcatttccatgccAATATTTTTGCACTTAAATGTAAGTTTAGGTAGAATATACAATCTATTCAAAAGAAAGACCATTACTTAAAACAGACTAACTGCAACACTGATATAGCTGCATTGTAGTGGTTTGTTGCTGTGCCAGCTACATTAACAGTACAATATTATCGTAAATCAAACACATGATAGAGCAAATACTGCAGTTCTCTCACAGCTATTGGCTGCTGCAGTTTGGTTCATGCAGATTCACATAAGCTAATATGTTCATACTGTACAATGTAAACAGTGCAGAACCAATATTCCAATTTCTACAGGAAGCAAACAATTCAATAACAATATTTTATATCCCCAATCATACTGAACCaaattcactttttttttaaacgtcATATTCCTTCTCCATTCTTTACCTTTTCACATATTTGTTGCACATGATTATGAGACTGCACCCAGTTATTATCATGAAGCCCAATTTTACAGCCTAGTGAATCTTTTTCTGTCTGCCAACAACACATCCAGTAGGAACGCCCATAGGGTGGAACTTTATAATAAGGTTTTGAATGCCACCGACATGCTGACACATCCCCTTTTGTGTAATGTTTTTTACATTGCTTGCATGGATCATCTTTGTATCGTGGGTCACAGACCCAACGTGAATCTGTTGCTCTAATGTCATAGTTTTCTATAATAAACTTAAAATAATGGCACGTGCATTTGAGAGCTGCCAGGGTTTTAGTAGGAAGGAACATGAAAATCTTCACCATGATGTGGTGTGGTAAAAAGGCCATGTATTGCCGAGGCTCAAGAAGCTGTTGAATTTTGAAGCGAGTTTCTAAGAACTCATGAGATACTTGCCTTCTTAGAGGAAAGGGCTCAGTTAATGAAGGGCACATAGTTCCAAAAGGTGTGCAAGAATTTCTCTGATTCGCTTCTGAGCAActtctgttcaatgttctgcttTCAGCAATCAGAAAGTCATCCCTGCAATGTGCAATATCCAGGATTTCCTCAGTAGTATTTTCAATTGAATCCAAGTTTTCCAAGTGGGACTGTTCAAGTGTGAAAAATAGTTTTCCAGGAAGGGGTTCCTCAGTCTTTAGTTTAGTCACTGACGTACATTCTGTTGCTTCCTTGACCCTCCTAACCATATTCCTATCCACCACACAAGACTCTAACTCATTGACAATAAAGTCATTTGCATATTCACCCATACCACTCTCCGGTAAAGTAAAGTTTGATACAAACTTATTGTCCATTTCCCAACACAGTGATGGGGTATTACAGGACTCCACTGATGTCTCAACATCACTACTAAAATGTTCTCTTGTACTGTTTGGCAATGATGTTGTTTCCTTGTGGGTTAATGAAGCCTCTTTAGAAGAGAGATTCAATACCACACCAGAAAAGTTAATAGCTAGAGATGGAGCATTATCCTGTGGTTCAGTGCATGGTTTAGTATAGCTTGTGCTTATGTGGCTACATTGTTCTTTGCTTTGCCCAATGTTATCAACTGCTCTGGGTGCACCAGCTGATTTTTGAATTATGCCTGTACTCTTGGCACTTTCTTCTGAAAGGTGAGGATTAGTCAACAAaactctccccacccctcttcGAAAGCTATTATTTCTAGCTTCTCCATTTCTGTTGTGTTGATTTTTTAAGCACTCAGATTCAAGTTTAGCTATCACTTCTATAACTCGAACGTATTCACCCTGTAGTTTTTTATTTTCAGTGGACTTTTTGTGACTTAAATCAGATTCAGATCCTGTGTGCGAAATGGCTTCAACTGATGGGGACCCTCCCTTTGAATGCACAATATTCGGCAAGTGAGCATTGGCATTTGTAAATGGTTTGCTGCAGTCAGGGAGAAGGGAATTTGCCCTTTGTTCTAGAAGAGCCACCATTTCTGCTACAGAAAGAGAGCTGCTATGACAATgtccatcagcattttgtttaTCAATGTTTACAAATGAATTCTCATCATAGGTACTGGTTGGTTGTGGGTCAGCACACAAATATCGTCTATCATCCTTTACACTATCTTTTCTCAGTGGTTGAATTTTTATTTTCTCTCGATCAATAGATTTCCTTCTGCGTTTAGCAGTTGTGACCTCAGCATCCCAACTGCTTTTCAGTTTCATGGAATTTGTCCTGTTATTGCACTGATGTGCTGCAAAGAAGGCAATTTTCTCCTTTGTGTTACCAGGTTTTATGACTGCCCAAATATCCAATTGTGCCTCCCCTTCTTCCTGATGAATTGAAGGAGGCAGAATGTTTTCAGACAAGGGTTTCTTTCTTCCCTTAAAGCTAACATTATCAGCTAGATTCCTCATATTGCACATTTTATTTTGAGAAATGAAATTAAAAGGTCTTGGACACCACAAGCTGATATGAGATGCCAAAGCAATGGATTTACAGCATAATGGTTTGTTGTAGGTGGATTGGCATCTTTCAACCCCTACGGATGTATGGTGGTTTGAATGGAGCTCTCTGAGTGCCTCTTGGCTTGATTCAAGCGATGCATCTTTCTTTTGTAGCTTTGGGTACGGCTTAAGATGCATGGCTGCAAACCTACAGATAAAGAGAGAAATAATCATAATACAACCATTTAGAAGCATAAAAAAAAGAGGAAGAGATTGCAATATTTCATATACTGTGAATGATACCCAGAAATATTTAGTCTTGATATAGTAATAGCAGCGAACTACTCTATGGTTCAAGTTCTAGAGGCCTAAACTTATGGACcaaacatggagaagatgtttcctttcaTGGGtatgtccaggaccagaggacgtaGCCTCACAATAGAAGtacgtctctttagaacagaggtgaggaggaatttctttagcaggaAAGTGGTGAATCGATGTAATtctttgctacagatggctgtggaggccaagccattgggtatgtttaagcagagcttaataggttcttaattagtaagggtgtcaaaggttacagggagaagacagaagaatggggttgagaggtttgataaatcagccatgatggaatagcagaacagattccacaggctgaatagcctaattatgctcctatgtcttatggtgtttatGAATGAACAAAAAATTGTTGGCAAGCCACATTACTGAGTATCATTACATTTTTATACCTAACTCAAAGCAGGCTTTTGCCTTCATTGGCTTAAAACAAATGCATTATCCAAATGGCACAAGAAAGAGTACTCAGGATTGAAGTTAGAGGAAAGTTAACTCCTTGTCAAAAAAAAGGGAAATAAATATGTGTGTGCTAATAATAAACAGCATTATAGAGATTTAACTACATAATGACACTAGGAATAAATTCTTAGGACTGGAATGCACTGCAAGGTAACTCAACGTATAATGACAAAGCTGTTGCCAGATTGGTATTGGGAACAGCTAAGTTGTAACGCACTTGGATTCACGTGAAAGGAATGAATAAGTTCTTTCAATCGGCAGCATGGTGGTggtgctgcctcacagctccagtTACTCAAGTTTGATCCTGACATTTGATGCTCTCCATGACAATGCAACTTTCTAGAACTGAACTGCATGGAGGAAAACAGAAATCAAGTTCAGTTGTTCAGGCTGTTATAAATTAACATTGTAGGGATTTAACTTAATTTATTTCGCATCTCATACGGTAATGTTAAATAAAAAGAAGTGAGAAAAATATCACAGTAACTGCAAGATATCTAATATCTGTTATTTCACAGCTTCTTTTCCCACCATCCTAGGACCCAAACAATCTTTTTGGATGAAGCAGTGATTCACTTGCACTTCTCCAATCTAGTGTAGGGCATGCGGTATTCAGTACACAGTCTTCTCTACAATGAGGAAATAAAAAGTGGTGATCACTTGGCAATGCATGTGTGCTCAATCCTCAACAGCTTCCACTGAGCTAACAGATCCACAGATCTCTAATTTATTCCCACTGTTAACTACCTGTAATATCCAGCACTGCTGAGTTCCATTGGAAGCttcaggaacaacacctcattttcTACCAGGGAACACTGCAGGCTCCTAGTGGCAATATTGCACTCTCCACCTTTGTTTCTCTATCAGAGCCGGCCCTTTCCATCCATTTGTGATGCTGAATTTTATCGCTTTTCTCTTTCCATCAGTACAGACTACCCTGCTGGGTATTCCTACAGCCTTGCTGTTGGTGAAAAGAGACTGACAAATAAAAGCCCTTTGTTCTATCCCTCCTTCTCACCTTCTAATTTAAAATGTACACTATCTTTCTTTTTAATTTCTGATGCAGATTCTCCTAAATGAATTATTAaattttatttctctttccacagacattTCCACAACTAAAATGTGTTTCTGGAAATATCCTGTTTTTATTATGAGATATCACCTTGGAAATGGTAATCAGAACATAGTGGAACGTAGTGGCTGCTTGATGCCAACCAAAGTGAATAAttagtatcaggtttattattactggcagtgacgtgaaatttgttaacttagcagcagcaatgcaatacacaatatagaagaaaaaaatgaaataaaaattataataataataaaacaaatttTGTAGAAGATTGTTTGAAAGAAAATACAGtgggttccagttaattgggacacatcaggacgagtgcattttggcccaaataagcagctgtcccaattagttgaagtttcatggaaatagttaaaaagatataaaaaaaagacaaattatcgtttaactgaataacaaattaggttttaaaatgaaatacagaataaattaaaaCACTAGCAAAACTACTACAGTtctataaaactatgtattagttcctaattgttATCAACAATTGCATTCtccaatcttcattttcattgtaacatccaagatgattgttgatCTTGAATTCGTAATTCCTAacctgttgaagtagtgaaattgttttattttaactCCTGgctatttctgacatctccaagccttaatgtttgaaactgcagagggcaaaacagttccaaattgtctcactgcttatttcttgccaactatcagtgataaaaatcaaTGTTTTTTGAACAGAAGTACACACAACTGACACCATTTAAGAACTATTCACTGCAAGTAAAGTGTAGTGCCTAATGGCCACAAAAGTACATGTGACTGATGCTTGttggaaactgtttggcaacagtctcctgtgccAAATAAGcagcatggtgtcccaaataaacaaaaggaatcccagctattttcttgattaggttttgttctttaagagttatccGAAATAGACAGCTGTCCTGATtaattgatggcccaattaaccggaatccactgatTTATAAAGACAAAAATATAGACTTGATATTATTTAAGAGAGAAGATTAGAGAGTATCTTCCTGTTAGTGCATGGTGGAATATAATATAAAAAAGAAACCTGATTTAAAAAATGAGATGAACAtgagtaaaaaaaaatgctgtgtTGTGGTGGCATAGATTAAAAAAATGTCTTCCTCAAATACAAAACCAAATTACAAAAGATTCACAAGCCAAAATACATGAGAATTGGATTGTTCTGAGTACAAAACAATAGAAAAATCAACATAAACTACAGGTGATAGAAAAAGTAAACTAAAGCAAATTCTTTAAGTATTAAGCAGATATGGTAGTACCTATGAAGATTGTGAATTAAATACAATAATTATCATTTCCATGCAAAATTATGTTCTAAaaaacagagggaggaaaagttaGTATTTAATTGGTTTATATACAAAAATCGCAAATGGTTAAAGTCAGAAGGAATAATTTTCAGTGCCAAGGTGGTTATTTAATAGTAATTAGTAATAATGTATACTTATTATCCTCTCAAATTAAGAAACCTAACCCTTCTTTTAGGCAAATTTTACAGTAATTATTGCATCTCCATGTAGACTCACCATGAGGTTCTTGTGTAAATGATTAGGAAACATCACCATTTTCTGATGTACAAATTGTTTTCCAGTTTATTACCACAGTGTGAGCttttccattgtaatttccacaaAGTGAAGCAACTACTTAATAGTGTAACTCAATAGTGTATTACAGAAGGGAAGACTTCTTTTCAACAGGTGATGCTACCTTCCAGAGATATCTCATCAGTCCCACTATCCTTTATTTCCCTGAACTACATTCCCACTTGATTGCTTTCAATTCCCCCTTGATATTTTTGCCACACTAGGAGTAAGTTACagaagccaattaacctaccagcagtTCTTTGGTATTCTGGAGGAAAGCAGAGTACCTCAGGGAAGAGCAAACTATAACTGCAAGTACTGGAGGT is a genomic window containing:
- the fbxo34 gene encoding F-box only protein 34 — its product is MHLKPYPKLQKKDASLESSQEALRELHSNHHTSVGVERCQSTYNKPLCCKSIALASHISLWCPRPFNFISQNKMCNMRNLADNVSFKGRKKPLSENILPPSIHQEEGEAQLDIWAVIKPGNTKEKIAFFAAHQCNNRTNSMKLKSSWDAEVTTAKRRRKSIDREKIKIQPLRKDSVKDDRRYLCADPQPTSTYDENSFVNIDKQNADGHCHSSSLSVAEMVALLEQRANSLLPDCSKPFTNANAHLPNIVHSKGGSPSVEAISHTGSESDLSHKKSTENKKLQGEYVRVIEVIAKLESECLKNQHNRNGEARNNSFRRGVGRVLLTNPHLSEESAKSTGIIQKSAGAPRAVDNIGQSKEQCSHISTSYTKPCTEPQDNAPSLAINFSGVVLNLSSKEASLTHKETTSLPNSTREHFSSDVETSVESCNTPSLCWEMDNKFVSNFTLPESGMGEYANDFIVNELESCVVDRNMVRRVKEATECTSVTKLKTEEPLPGKLFFTLEQSHLENLDSIENTTEEILDIAHCRDDFLIAESRTLNRSCSEANQRNSCTPFGTMCPSLTEPFPLRRQVSHEFLETRFKIQQLLEPRQYMAFLPHHIMVKIFMFLPTKTLAALKCTCHYFKFIIENYDIRATDSRWVCDPRYKDDPCKQCKKHYTKGDVSACRWHSKPYYKVPPYGRSYWMCCWQTEKDSLGCKIGLHDNNWVQSHNHVQQICEKVKNGEGI